One Nesterenkonia populi DNA window includes the following coding sequences:
- the flgK gene encoding flagellar hook-associated protein FlgK, which produces MSTFSGLNTAWTGLTAAQRGLETAGQNIANVNTEGYTRQRVETAAAGAPAQVGRLSLSGGQAGSGVTVTDIARLNDAQLDARVRSTAAAAGQSSAAAQGLSQIEDILREPGQGGLSELLSEYWQSWEEVAAEPGGQPPAAVLIANGQAAADRLNRMHGELTSQYSSQYSVLTSHVDEVNSAAASVAELNRQISTQQAAGGSANELMDQRDQLTTRIAELTGAEVRTSPNGTADVLIGGTALVEGSSSRSLEVSGTGRLSDAETPGITWAHRSAGADAVSITGGEIAGGLTLLGSAEDGGRIASAAAAMDAIAVDLAGRVNSAQAAGVTVSGEPGAAFFTLDDDNPAASLNVAVTDAAQLATGTAGQGPLDGSNAARIVEFGEAPGGPDEMWRTFAAQVGADVRQASSASVNASTAHVSATEAQRSHSGVSLDEENMALLTHQHAYQGAARVMTAVDQMLDTLINRTGVVGR; this is translated from the coding sequence ATGAGCACCTTCAGCGGACTCAACACTGCATGGACAGGCCTGACCGCTGCCCAGCGCGGCCTGGAGACCGCCGGCCAGAACATCGCCAACGTGAACACCGAGGGCTACACCCGCCAGCGCGTGGAGACCGCCGCTGCCGGGGCTCCCGCCCAGGTGGGCCGCCTCAGCCTCAGCGGCGGCCAGGCCGGCAGCGGCGTCACCGTCACCGACATCGCGCGGCTCAACGACGCCCAGCTCGACGCTCGGGTGCGCAGCACCGCCGCAGCAGCCGGGCAGAGCTCCGCTGCCGCGCAGGGCCTCTCCCAGATCGAGGACATCCTCCGGGAACCGGGCCAGGGCGGGCTCTCCGAGCTGCTCAGCGAGTACTGGCAGTCCTGGGAGGAGGTTGCCGCGGAGCCCGGCGGGCAGCCTCCCGCTGCGGTTCTCATCGCCAACGGCCAGGCGGCGGCAGACCGGCTGAACAGGATGCATGGGGAGCTGACCTCCCAATACTCCTCCCAGTACAGCGTGCTCACCTCGCATGTGGATGAGGTCAACTCTGCCGCGGCCTCCGTGGCGGAGCTGAACAGGCAGATCAGCACCCAGCAGGCTGCCGGCGGCTCGGCGAACGAGCTCATGGATCAGCGGGATCAGCTCACCACGAGGATCGCTGAGCTCACCGGGGCCGAGGTGCGCACCAGCCCGAACGGCACCGCAGATGTGCTCATCGGCGGCACCGCCCTGGTGGAGGGCTCGTCCTCCCGCAGCCTGGAGGTCTCCGGGACCGGGCGGCTCTCCGACGCCGAGACTCCCGGCATCACGTGGGCGCACCGGAGTGCCGGGGCTGACGCAGTGTCCATCACCGGCGGGGAGATCGCCGGCGGTCTGACCCTGCTCGGCTCCGCCGAGGACGGCGGACGCATCGCCTCGGCCGCAGCGGCGATGGATGCCATCGCCGTGGATCTTGCGGGGCGGGTGAACTCTGCCCAGGCCGCGGGCGTCACCGTCAGCGGCGAGCCGGGGGCAGCTTTCTTCACCTTGGACGATGACAATCCGGCGGCCTCGCTGAACGTCGCGGTCACCGACGCCGCTCAGCTGGCCACCGGCACAGCGGGCCAGGGTCCGCTCGACGGCTCCAATGCCGCCCGGATCGTGGAGTTCGGCGAAGCTCCCGGCGGCCCCGACGAGATGTGGAGGACCTTTGCCGCCCAGGTGGGCGCGGATGTGCGGCAGGCATCCTCCGCCTCAGTGAATGCGTCCACCGCGCATGTCAGTGCCACGGAGGCGCAGCGCTCTCACTCCGGGGTCTCCCTGGACGAGGAGAACATGGCTCTGCTGACGCATCAGCACGCATACCAGGGAGCGGCACGTGTCATGACGGCCGTGGACCAGATGCTGGACACCCTGATCAACCGGACCGGCGTGGTCGGGCGGTAA
- a CDS encoding flagellar protein FlgN, whose amino-acid sequence MSLNSLTARLWRERELLDLLEFKMEEQQLLLVAGKTQWLDRATREIDTVVEKVSTASLARAVESAEVAASLGLDSDAPLGRITAATADLAWREVLENHLTALRATAERISALKETNTAILRGAQRATQETLASLDSATYTYDPQRRGGAEASPRLLDTEL is encoded by the coding sequence ATGTCGCTGAACTCGCTGACCGCGCGGCTCTGGCGCGAGCGGGAGCTCCTGGATCTGCTGGAGTTCAAGATGGAGGAGCAGCAGCTGCTCCTGGTGGCCGGCAAGACCCAGTGGCTGGACCGGGCCACCCGAGAGATCGACACCGTCGTGGAGAAGGTCAGCACTGCCTCATTGGCCCGCGCAGTTGAGTCCGCGGAGGTGGCCGCCTCCCTCGGCCTCGACAGCGACGCCCCCCTGGGCCGGATCACCGCGGCCACCGCAGACCTCGCGTGGCGGGAAGTCCTGGAGAACCACCTGACTGCCCTGCGCGCCACCGCAGAGCGAATCTCCGCGCTGAAGGAGACCAACACCGCCATTCTGCGCGGCGCCCAGCGCGCCACCCAGGAGACCCTCGCCTCCCTGGACTCCGCCACCTACACCTATGACCCGCAGCGCCGCGGCGGCGCAGAGGCCTCCCCCCGACTTCTGGACACGGAGCTGTAA
- a CDS encoding sigma-70 family RNA polymerase sigma factor, with protein MNTEARNQLVADNLPLVGYLVSDLCAKVTHLSREDLTSVGSIALIQAADAYDASTGVPFGAYARRRIIGAFADDMRSADWAGRGQRQRIRQTKTAEEALTKALGRRPTTAEIAEAMGVEEKTAASALQDADHREVTLEDEMSDYLVAESSTPEQELMASEQAHMTREAVDALPERMRFIVTELFFEGSTVKEIAAQLGITHSAVSQQRSEAMRMLRTALSDHYAMGAAESASGAGAGARRREQFSETFGERVRGGLLSARRLTATA; from the coding sequence TTGAACACAGAAGCACGAAACCAGCTGGTGGCAGACAACCTTCCTCTGGTCGGATACCTCGTCTCTGACCTGTGCGCGAAGGTGACGCACCTTTCTCGTGAGGACCTCACCTCGGTGGGGTCCATCGCGCTCATCCAGGCGGCGGACGCCTATGACGCCAGCACGGGTGTCCCGTTCGGCGCCTATGCACGCCGTCGGATCATCGGCGCGTTCGCCGACGACATGCGCTCCGCGGACTGGGCGGGCCGGGGCCAGCGTCAGCGGATCCGGCAGACCAAAACCGCGGAGGAGGCGCTGACGAAGGCGCTGGGCCGCAGACCCACCACCGCGGAGATCGCTGAGGCGATGGGGGTGGAGGAGAAGACTGCGGCCTCCGCCCTCCAGGACGCAGACCACCGGGAGGTCACCCTCGAGGATGAGATGTCCGACTACCTGGTGGCCGAGAGCTCCACTCCGGAGCAGGAGCTGATGGCCTCCGAGCAGGCGCACATGACGCGCGAGGCGGTGGACGCGCTCCCTGAGCGGATGCGGTTCATCGTCACCGAGCTCTTCTTCGAGGGCAGCACGGTCAAGGAGATCGCCGCGCAGCTGGGCATCACTCATTCTGCCGTCTCCCAGCAGCGTTCCGAGGCGATGCGCATGCTCCGCACGGCTCTCTCCGATCACTACGCGATGGGCGCTGCGGAGTCTGCTTCGGGGGCCGGGGCCGGGGCCAGACGGCGTGAGCAGTTCTCCGAGACGTTCGGTGAGCGGGTCCGGGGCGGCCTGCTCTCAGCACGCCGCCTGACCGCCACAGCCTGA
- a CDS encoding flagellin, protein MSLQINTNVAALNAHRNLSNTQNSLSSSLEKLSSGLRINRAADDAAGLSISEGLRSQVNGMEVAARNAQDGVSLIQTAEGALTEVHDLLQRARDLAVQAGNDSNNEDSRAAIATELNQIGAELERIAEGTNFNGIALLNAEGEDSDLTFQVGAGNTENDTISIDLTEISLDAVTGVFLDEGESVIDVTDNANARELIDDLDDAIGQVSTARSELGATQNRMESAINSLNVSRENLAAAESRIRDVDMAAEMTEFTRSNILSQAGTAMLAQANQSTQGVLQLLG, encoded by the coding sequence ATGTCTCTGCAGATCAACACCAACGTTGCGGCTCTGAACGCACACCGCAACCTGTCCAACACCCAGAACTCCCTCTCCAGCTCCCTGGAGAAGCTGTCCTCCGGTCTGCGCATCAACCGTGCCGCCGACGACGCCGCAGGTCTCTCCATCTCCGAGGGTCTGCGCAGCCAGGTCAACGGCATGGAGGTCGCGGCCCGCAACGCCCAGGATGGCGTCTCCCTCATCCAGACCGCTGAAGGTGCCCTGACTGAGGTGCACGACCTGCTGCAGCGTGCTCGCGATCTCGCCGTCCAGGCCGGCAACGACTCCAACAACGAGGATTCTCGCGCGGCGATCGCCACCGAGCTGAACCAGATCGGCGCGGAGCTCGAGCGTATTGCTGAAGGCACTAACTTCAACGGCATCGCGCTGCTGAACGCCGAGGGAGAAGATAGTGATCTGACCTTCCAGGTCGGCGCGGGGAACACTGAGAACGACACCATCAGCATCGACCTGACAGAGATCTCCCTAGATGCGGTGACTGGCGTGTTCCTTGATGAAGGCGAAAGTGTGATCGATGTCACCGACAATGCAAATGCGCGGGAGCTGATCGACGATCTCGACGATGCTATCGGTCAGGTCTCTACCGCTCGCTCCGAGCTGGGTGCCACGCAGAACCGTATGGAGTCAGCGATCAACAGCCTCAACGTCTCCCGCGAGAACCTGGCTGCTGCTGAGTCCCGCATCCGGGACGTGGACATGGCCGCTGAGATGACCGAGTTCACCCGGTCCAACATCCTGTCCCAGGCCGGCACCGCCATGCTGGCTCAGGCCAACCAGTCCACCCAGGGTGTGCTGCAGCTCCTCGGCTGA
- the fliD gene encoding flagellar filament capping protein FliD translates to MTSMAMPGIATGMDTSAIVDQLMAVEAIPQQQLQQRAAGQNQFLDTLRSLNSQVADLGGTARDASRSDALQHFTASTSTDSVVATASSNAAPGALDFTVDAVAARHTMVTDAVAEWDTTSFTITGADGEAHTIEAASASLNDIVQAINRSDAGINATRVAAGDGTHRLQLAAAETGADGAFTLTGTSIGSTVTAEGADAAVTLWAGTAAEQRITSPTNTFSDLLPGVDVTVSQPSAAPVTLSIEQDAEASASTAQELMDGLSSVLGFISGQSDVSTEGDEVTASPLTGDSTSRAARQRLVDAAIQPINGQSLSSIGIEISRNGEITFDEARFTQALANDREGTEEMFAAFAGRIADTAVSLSDRYDGQITSRITGQEASIRRTEDQIATWDTRLANRRAALDRTYASLEVAIQQMNSQMEYMQSQLAGLPQANQAS, encoded by the coding sequence ATGACTTCCATGGCAATGCCCGGCATCGCCACCGGCATGGACACCAGTGCGATCGTCGACCAGCTCATGGCGGTGGAGGCCATCCCGCAGCAGCAGCTCCAGCAGCGGGCAGCAGGCCAGAACCAGTTCCTGGACACCCTCCGGAGCCTCAACAGCCAGGTGGCAGACCTGGGCGGCACCGCCCGCGACGCCTCCAGGTCCGACGCCCTCCAGCACTTCACCGCCTCCACCAGCACAGACTCCGTGGTCGCGACCGCCAGTTCGAATGCCGCCCCAGGTGCCCTGGACTTCACCGTGGACGCCGTCGCGGCCCGGCACACCATGGTCACCGACGCCGTCGCCGAGTGGGACACCACCAGCTTCACCATCACCGGAGCCGACGGCGAGGCCCACACCATCGAGGCCGCCTCCGCCTCCCTGAACGACATCGTCCAGGCGATCAACCGCTCGGACGCAGGCATCAACGCCACCCGGGTGGCCGCGGGCGACGGCACCCACCGGCTGCAGCTCGCAGCCGCCGAGACCGGCGCGGACGGCGCCTTCACCCTCACCGGCACAAGCATCGGCTCCACGGTGACCGCAGAGGGCGCCGACGCCGCCGTCACCCTCTGGGCCGGGACCGCCGCCGAGCAGCGGATCACCAGCCCCACCAACACGTTCTCCGACCTGCTGCCCGGCGTCGACGTCACCGTCTCCCAGCCGTCCGCAGCCCCCGTCACCCTCAGCATCGAGCAGGACGCCGAAGCCTCGGCCTCCACCGCCCAGGAACTCATGGACGGCCTCAGCTCCGTCCTCGGGTTCATCTCCGGACAGTCGGACGTCAGCACCGAAGGCGACGAGGTCACCGCCTCCCCGCTCACCGGCGACTCCACCTCTCGGGCCGCGAGGCAGCGTCTGGTGGACGCGGCCATCCAGCCGATCAACGGCCAGTCGCTCTCCAGCATCGGCATCGAGATCAGCCGCAATGGGGAGATCACCTTCGACGAAGCCCGCTTCACCCAGGCCCTGGCGAACGACCGTGAGGGCACCGAGGAGATGTTCGCCGCCTTCGCCGGGCGCATCGCCGACACCGCCGTCTCCCTCTCCGACAGGTATGACGGACAGATCACCTCCCGGATCACCGGTCAGGAGGCGAGCATCCGCCGCACCGAGGACCAGATCGCCACCTGGGACACCCGGCTGGCGAACCGGCGCGCCGCCCTGGATCGCACCTACGCCTCCCTCGAAGTCGCGATCCAGCAGATGAACTCCCAGATGGAGTACATGCAGTCCCAGCTGGCCGGGCTGCCCCAAGCCAACCAGGCCAGCTGA
- the fliS gene encoding flagellar export chaperone FliS, giving the protein MNQFGAFPGSASQMRAKMQREAVLSASPGKLLTMLYDRLILDLDRAEAAQHQQNWAEALEQLIHAQQILGELLSTLRTDQWSGAAQLQSLYIFCTDLLIRANVERDAAKTRQARDLLEPLRQTWHEAAAQEEGSTPAPQPSAPTAPAQPAGSGALAAAQAARGQGGLLGVA; this is encoded by the coding sequence ATGAACCAGTTCGGAGCCTTCCCCGGCAGCGCCTCCCAGATGCGCGCCAAGATGCAGCGCGAAGCTGTGCTCTCCGCCAGTCCCGGCAAGCTGCTCACCATGCTCTACGATCGCCTCATCCTGGACCTGGACCGGGCCGAGGCCGCCCAGCACCAGCAGAACTGGGCCGAGGCCCTCGAGCAGCTCATCCACGCCCAGCAGATCCTCGGCGAGCTGCTCTCCACGCTGAGGACCGACCAATGGTCCGGGGCCGCCCAGCTGCAGAGCCTCTACATCTTCTGCACCGACCTGCTCATCAGAGCGAACGTGGAGCGCGACGCCGCCAAGACGCGTCAGGCACGCGACCTGCTCGAGCCGCTGCGGCAGACCTGGCACGAGGCGGCTGCGCAGGAGGAGGGCAGCACGCCCGCACCTCAGCCCAGCGCCCCGACGGCCCCCGCCCAGCCCGCCGGCTCAGGCGCCCTGGCCGCAGCCCAGGCGGCCCGGGGGCAGGGAGGGCTCCTCGGTGTCGCCTGA